In Nerophis ophidion isolate RoL-2023_Sa linkage group LG03, RoL_Noph_v1.0, whole genome shotgun sequence, the following are encoded in one genomic region:
- the LOC133549140 gene encoding MICOS complex subunit mic25-b-like codes for MGGNSPSHLHHGEGGGVTLVEGIRLSARVIKRMRQNIASPPPPSALSSGPPRGDAVAPVPAPSTEHLLPLPTRPEPIPATPPQEPSPSSPPSVVTFHAPPLAESLAPPPAEPGAPPSDPPPPIELETLTTPSDAHNQRAAAATPIPAQVTPPPPPPDVHPPPPPAAPATELAVVPTDGPPQGLASAPAEEPAAALLLPPDVEEEVAAFVSTAPPAAVSQVGAEEFEAELRQKIKEEMQRSLQEEMEGRRKELQLQLEAMTAEVYAAARAQAEVQVQERVREADKAAYEASLSDAIAKERLRTEDERRVMQLYAHQLEVKEEALKRRNALHKEHVVQLESKCAEFIKASSESFQKGKEETHRRFARFNIQPVCGDLQSQILKCYQEQPGKTLTCSKIASAYMQCVEQAQKSQLISGG; via the exons ATGGGAGGAAACAGCCCGAGTCATCTCCACCATGGAGAGGGTGGAGGCGTCACGTTGGTGGAGGGCATTCGG CTGTCAGCCAGAGTCATCAAACGGATGAGACAAAACATCGCCAGCCCCCCGCCACCAAGTGCGCTATCTTCTGGCCCACCTCGCGGAGACGCCGTCGCTCCTGTGCCCGCCCCCTCGACGGAGCACCTGCTCCCGCTTCCGACCCGTCCTGAACCGATCCCCGCCACGCCTCCTCAGGAACCATCACCTTCTTCGCCGCCGTCGGTCGTCACCTTTCACGCTCCGCCCCTTGCAGAGTCTTTAGCTCCACCCCCTGCAGAGCCTGGAGCGCCACCTTCAGATCCACCACCTCCCATAGAGCTGGAGACCTTGACAACGCCATCAGACGCTCACAATCAGAGAGCTGCTGCGGCAACGCCGATTCCTGCACAggtgactcctcctcctcctcctccagatGTTCACCCACCGCCGCCACCTGCTGCCCCCGCCACGGAGCTAGCTGTGGTACCCACCGACGGACCTCCTCAAGGCTTGGCCTCAGCGCCTGCGGAGGAACCCGCCGCCGCCCTTCTTCTTCCCCCTGATGTGGAGGAGGAAGTAGCCGCTTTTGTCTCCACAGCGCCACCTGCTGCAG TCTCTCAGGTTGGTGCTGAGGAGTTTGAGGCGGAGTTGAGGCAGAAAATCAAAGAGGAGATGCAAAGGAGTCTTCAGGAAGAGATGGAAGGGAGGAGGAAGGAGCTGCAGCTACA gctggaggcgatgacggcGGAGGTCTACGCTGCGGCCAGAGCGCAGGCCGAGGTTCAAGTGCAGGAGCGGGTGAGGGAGGCGGACAAGGCGGCGTACGAGGCGAGTCTGAGCGACGCCATCGCCAAGGAGCGCTTGAGGACGGAGGACGAGAGACGGGTGATGCAACTCTAT GCTCATCAGCTGGAGGTGAAAGAGGAAGCCTTAAAGAGACGGAACGCTCTCCACAAAGAGCACGTTGTTCAACTTGAATCTAAG TGCGCGGAGTTCATCAAGGCTTCCTCTGAGAGTTTCCAAAAAGGCAAAGAGGAGACACACAGGCGCTTTGC GCGCTTCAACATCCAGCCCGTGTGCGGGGATCTTCAGAGTCAAATCCTGAAATGTTACCAGGAGCAACCGGGAAAGACTCTGACCTGCTCCAAGATAGCGTCCGCTTACATGCAGTGTGTGGAACAGGCCCAGAAA AGTCAACTAATCAGTGGAG